One window from the genome of Candidatus Paceibacterota bacterium encodes:
- a CDS encoding helix-turn-helix transcriptional regulator, with the protein MKLLVLKADLSLNAVVKIENGVNRNSTIETLTKIAKAFEVGVDDLINKIK; encoded by the coding sequence ATGAAACTGTTGGTTTTAAAAGCCGATTTATCGCTAAATGCGGTCGTAAAAATTGAAAATGGCGTTAACCGGAACTCAACAATCGAAACCCTAACTAAAATCGCCAAAGCGTTTGAGGTCGGTGTTGATGATTTAATAAATAAGATAAAATAA
- a CDS encoding RecQ family ATP-dependent DNA helicase codes for MLEDHLKKYFNFSEFRPGQKEIVESIVAGRDVVALMPTGGGKSLCYQLPAILSGKLTVVVSPLIALMKDQVDSLNARGIQASFINSSLKAGVIEARTKEVKGGRIKILYIAPERLASEGFFGLFANLDIYLLAIDEAHCVSQWGHDFRPEYLKIKNYIEKLKRRPIIAAFTATATPEVKDDIIQRLGLKDPQVFIRGFDRPNLKFFVKENLSKKERRSEALRIARSIDGAGIFYTITRKEAEETAEFMQKNGITSAFYHAGMKSEDRNRIQNDFMENKFRAIVATIAFGMGVDKADIRYVIHLGMPGSLEGYYQEAGRAGRDGEKAYCILLHSGRDTGLHYYFLQKSRDEMLAQGKSRQEINSVLSIKYDRLEKILDYVSKKKCRRKMILEYFSDPDLKNHGNNCQGCDVCLDFKWPSATESQDKNFDKDNFIVKGEQPETLSDTILETVKLYKSDYDLDQIAKMRNLGKSTIFGHLIKWYSAGGELDPEKFITREEERQILVAMSKAENYQKLKPIKDHLPESISYEKIRLVIAKIRRINLG; via the coding sequence ATGCTTGAAGATCATCTGAAAAAATATTTCAATTTTTCCGAGTTTCGTCCGGGGCAAAAAGAGATCGTGGAAAGCATTGTTGCGGGGCGGGATGTGGTGGCGCTGATGCCGACCGGGGGAGGAAAATCGCTTTGCTATCAATTGCCTGCGATTCTGAGCGGCAAACTGACGGTGGTTGTTTCTCCGCTCATTGCGCTAATGAAGGATCAGGTGGACAGCTTGAACGCGCGCGGCATTCAAGCTTCTTTTATAAACAGTTCTCTCAAGGCTGGTGTAATTGAAGCGAGGACCAAAGAGGTAAAGGGCGGTAGAATCAAGATCTTGTATATCGCTCCGGAACGGCTTGCGAGCGAGGGATTCTTTGGTTTGTTCGCGAATCTTGATATTTATCTTTTGGCCATAGATGAAGCTCATTGCGTTTCGCAATGGGGGCATGATTTCCGTCCGGAATACCTGAAGATCAAAAATTATATTGAAAAATTAAAAAGGCGTCCTATCATTGCCGCCTTTACGGCAACCGCAACGCCGGAAGTGAAAGATGACATTATTCAAAGGCTCGGGCTGAAAGATCCTCAAGTATTCATCCGCGGATTCGATAGGCCGAACCTGAAATTTTTTGTGAAAGAAAATTTATCCAAAAAAGAGAGGAGAAGCGAAGCTTTGAGGATTGCCAGATCGATCGATGGAGCCGGGATATTTTATACCATCACCAGAAAAGAAGCGGAGGAAACGGCTGAGTTTATGCAGAAAAACGGAATAACTTCCGCTTTTTATCATGCGGGAATGAAGTCGGAAGATCGAAACAGAATCCAAAATGATTTTATGGAAAATAAATTCAGGGCGATTGTAGCCACGATCGCTTTTGGTATGGGAGTGGACAAAGCCGATATCCGCTATGTTATTCATCTTGGAATGCCGGGCAGTCTCGAGGGATATTATCAGGAGGCGGGAAGAGCGGGACGGGATGGCGAAAAGGCTTATTGCATTTTGCTCCATAGCGGCAGGGATACGGGATTGCATTATTATTTCTTGCAAAAAAGCCGCGATGAAATGCTTGCTCAAGGAAAAAGCCGGCAGGAAATAAACAGTGTTCTTAGCATCAAATACGATCGTTTGGAAAAGATTCTCGATTACGTTTCAAAAAAGAAATGCCGGCGAAAGATGATCCTTGAATATTTTTCCGATCCGGACCTGAAAAATCATGGAAACAATTGCCAAGGATGCGATGTGTGTCTGGATTTCAAATGGCCAAGCGCCACAGAATCGCAGGATAAAAATTTCGACAAAGATAATTTCATAGTCAAAGGCGAACAGCCGGAGACTTTGTCGGATACGATCTTGGAAACAGTGAAGCTTTATAAATCAGATTACGATCTTGATCAAATCGCCAAAATGAGGAATTTGGGCAAGAGCACGATCTTCGGTCATCTGATAAAATGGTATTCGGCTGGCGGAGAATTGGATCCGGAAAAGTTCATCACTCGTGAAGAAGAAAGACAAATTCTTGTTGCGATGTCCAAGGCCGAAAACTATCAAAAATTAAAGCCCATCAAAGATCATTTGCCTGAAAGCATCAGCTATGAAAAAATCCGTTTGGTGATCGCAAAAATTCGGAGGATCAATTTGGGTTAA
- a CDS encoding phage holin family protein, with product MFSRLIIQILTNSVAIYIASIIVPGFILRENSFITLITAGFIFGLINFFIKPVLKLISTPLIFFTFGLFTIVINIGMLFLLDYFVPELRIEGLSAAFWAMLVISAVNIFIGAFSKK from the coding sequence ATGTTCAGCAGACTGATCATACAGATCCTGACAAATTCGGTCGCCATTTATATCGCAAGCATAATCGTTCCGGGATTCATTCTTCGCGAAAACAGCTTTATAACGCTCATTACCGCCGGATTCATATTCGGACTGATCAATTTTTTCATCAAGCCCGTCCTGAAGCTGATCTCCACTCCGCTGATCTTCTTCACATTCGGCCTCTTTACAATAGTGATAAATATTGGTATGCTTTTCCTGCTGGATTATTTCGTCCCCGAACTGAGGATAGAAGGCTTATCTGCCGCTTTTTGGGCAATGCTGGTCATCAGCGCCGTGAACATCTTCATTGGGGCATTCTCGAAAAAGTAA
- the secG gene encoding preprotein translocase subunit SecG: protein MDKTLGIAQTVFAILLVVAILLQNRGAGLSDTFGGSGNIYQTKRGFDKFLFIATIVLAVAFVGTAFVSFIKQY from the coding sequence ATGGATAAAACCCTGGGAATTGCGCAGACTGTATTTGCTATACTGCTCGTTGTGGCTATATTGCTTCAGAATAGAGGCGCCGGCCTGAGCGACACGTTCGGAGGAAGCGGAAATATCTATCAGACAAAAAGAGGCTTTGACAAGTTTCTCTTCATTGCAACAATCGTTCTTGCTGTTGCATTCGTAGGCACTGCGTTCGTAAGTTTCATCAAACAATACTAA
- a CDS encoding peptide ABC transporter substrate-binding protein: MLILIIASSNYLAITYYLNNTKEAPDYGGEYVEGMVGQPRFINPVLAQTNDIDSDLSTLIYSGLMKIDEKGNLVNDIAERYEISEDKLVYTFYLKKGVKWHDGKDLTADDVIFTLQTIQNKDFNSPLRTNWKGIRAEKIDDHAIKFTLKNAYSPFLNNLTFGILPKHLWEFIGSGNFPLAEYNLTKPVGSGPYKFKQFSKDKSGRINSIELASNENYYFKEPYIKKVIIKFFQNEDEIISAFNRREIKGINYILPSSRKNIVDSENTNIYRLNIPRYFAIFFNQTKSKPLSDKAVRIALAHAVDRKKLVDEVYSGEGVIVDSPIPSQIMGSNPDVKTYEYSAEEAKNILENAGWKDGDGDGIREKDGVKIEFSLITTDWQEAKEVSLKLRDMWKEIGANVEIKNLDINDIQNNYVKQRSYEALLFGEILNYDPDPFAFWHSSQKKDPGLNYSLYDNPEADKLLEEARQETDQSLKIEKYKKFQELVVEDMPAIFLYSPYYLYVQNRSIGGTNLNSIVIPSNRFNGIENWYAKTKRLWK; this comes from the coding sequence ATGCTGATCCTCATAATAGCCAGCAGCAATTATCTTGCCATAACCTATTATCTGAATAATACAAAAGAAGCTCCCGACTATGGCGGAGAATATGTGGAAGGAATGGTCGGGCAGCCCAGATTCATAAACCCGGTTCTGGCGCAAACCAACGACATCGATTCAGACCTGTCCACTCTGATCTATTCAGGTCTCATGAAAATCGATGAAAAAGGAAATCTCGTGAACGACATAGCCGAGAGATATGAAATAAGCGAGGACAAGCTTGTTTATACTTTTTATTTGAAAAAAGGCGTCAAGTGGCATGATGGAAAAGACCTTACGGCGGATGATGTCATTTTTACGCTCCAAACCATCCAGAACAAGGACTTCAACAGCCCGCTCCGGACCAATTGGAAAGGGATCAGGGCGGAAAAAATAGACGATCATGCGATAAAATTCACGCTGAAGAACGCATATTCGCCTTTCCTCAACAATCTCACGTTCGGAATACTCCCCAAACATCTTTGGGAGTTCATAGGTTCCGGAAACTTTCCGCTCGCAGAGTACAACCTGACAAAGCCGGTCGGAAGCGGCCCTTATAAATTCAAACAATTTTCAAAAGACAAGAGCGGAAGAATAAATTCCATCGAACTTGCTTCCAATGAAAATTATTATTTCAAAGAGCCTTATATCAAAAAAGTTATCATCAAGTTCTTTCAAAATGAAGATGAGATCATTTCGGCTTTTAATCGAAGGGAGATAAAAGGCATAAACTATATTTTGCCGTCCAGCAGAAAGAATATAGTTGATTCCGAGAACACAAATATTTACAGGCTCAACATTCCCAGATATTTTGCGATATTTTTCAATCAGACAAAAAGCAAGCCTCTTTCAGATAAAGCCGTAAGGATCGCTCTCGCTCATGCAGTAGACAGAAAAAAGCTTGTTGACGAAGTTTATTCCGGAGAGGGGGTTATTGTGGACTCCCCTATCCCGTCGCAGATCATGGGAAGCAATCCCGACGTAAAAACCTATGAATATTCCGCCGAGGAAGCAAAAAACATCCTGGAAAACGCGGGGTGGAAAGACGGCGACGGAGACGGGATCAGGGAAAAAGACGGCGTTAAGATCGAATTCTCCCTGATCACAACCGACTGGCAGGAGGCAAAAGAGGTTTCTCTGAAGCTTAGAGACATGTGGAAAGAGATCGGAGCTAATGTTGAGATAAAAAATCTGGACATAAACGATATACAAAACAACTACGTGAAGCAGAGATCATATGAAGCGCTTCTGTTCGGAGAAATATTGAATTACGATCCGGACCCATTCGCCTTCTGGCACTCTTCGCAGAAAAAAGATCCGGGATTGAACTATTCACTATATGACAATCCGGAAGCGGATAAACTCCTGGAAGAAGCAAGGCAGGAAACGGATCAGAGCCTCAAAATAGAAAAATATAAAAAATTCCAGGAGCTCGTCGTTGAGGACATGCCTGCGATATTCCTATACAGCCCTTATTATCTTTATGTGCAGAACAGGTCCATTGGCGGCACGAATTTGAACAGCATCGTCATACCTTCCAATAGATTCAACGGGATCGAGAATTGGTATGCAAAAACAAAAAGATTGTGGAAATAA
- a CDS encoding ribonuclease J has protein sequence MQSKLIRPKATRKLRIIPLGGLEEVGRNMTLFEYGNEIIIVDMGLQFPEEDMPGIDYIIPNINYLKGKEQNIKGVFITHGHYDHIGAIPHLMPKLGNPPLFTAALTAGIIKRRQEDYPNGQTLNIKVVNFESRVALGNFKVEFFHVNHSIPDTLGIAIHTPEGLVIHTGDFKFDNSPTTDKPADIGRIAYLGAQNVLVLLSDSTGAEKPGYSISEFEIQKTLDDVFSKATGRMIVATFSSLVSRVQQIITLSEKYGRRVAIDGYSMRTTVEIANKLGYLKIKKGTLIKPEQMSNYPDDKVSLMCTGAQGEGKAVLMRIVNGEHRYVRVKKDDTVIFSSSVVPGNERTVQNLKDQLYRQGANVIHYQMMDVHAGGHALTEDLKMMINLIKPKYFIPIHGNYYMLRLHAKIAESVGIPAANTIVAGNGKVIEFTKNSAMMTKEKIPSNYVMVDGLGVGDVGNVVLRDRQQMSKDGMFTIIVIVDSKTGKVVGTPDIISRGFIYMKGSMELINETKAKVTELVNKKSTAEHNTNWAYVKDNIRDNIGQFLFNRTERRPMVLPVVIEV, from the coding sequence ATGCAAAGTAAATTAATCAGGCCCAAAGCAACAAGAAAGTTGCGGATTATTCCATTGGGAGGGCTTGAAGAAGTGGGAAGAAATATGACCCTGTTCGAGTATGGCAATGAAATTATCATAGTCGACATGGGACTTCAATTTCCGGAAGAAGATATGCCGGGAATCGATTATATAATTCCAAACATAAATTATCTGAAGGGAAAAGAGCAGAATATAAAAGGAGTGTTCATCACTCATGGCCACTATGACCATATCGGTGCGATCCCCCATCTCATGCCAAAACTGGGCAATCCCCCTCTTTTTACAGCCGCGCTGACGGCCGGAATAATAAAAAGAAGGCAGGAGGATTATCCGAACGGACAGACGCTGAACATCAAAGTCGTGAATTTCGAAAGCAGGGTCGCTCTCGGGAATTTCAAAGTGGAATTTTTCCATGTGAATCACAGCATCCCCGACACTCTCGGGATCGCGATCCATACTCCGGAAGGCCTCGTCATTCATACGGGAGATTTCAAGTTCGACAACAGCCCGACAACCGACAAGCCAGCCGATATCGGAAGAATCGCCTATCTTGGCGCGCAGAACGTTCTGGTCCTTCTTTCCGACAGCACGGGAGCGGAAAAACCGGGATATTCGATCAGCGAATTCGAGATCCAGAAAACACTTGATGACGTTTTTTCGAAAGCCACAGGCAGAATGATCGTAGCAACTTTCTCATCTCTGGTGAGCAGAGTCCAGCAGATAATCACTCTTTCCGAGAAATACGGAAGAAGGGTCGCCATAGACGGATATAGCATGCGAACAACCGTAGAAATAGCCAATAAACTGGGTTATCTTAAGATAAAAAAGGGAACCTTGATAAAGCCGGAGCAGATGAGCAATTATCCCGACGACAAAGTGTCTTTGATGTGCACCGGAGCGCAGGGAGAAGGAAAAGCGGTTCTGATGAGAATAGTGAACGGCGAACACAGATATGTGAGGGTCAAAAAGGACGATACTGTCATTTTCTCCTCATCCGTTGTTCCGGGAAACGAAAGGACCGTCCAGAACCTCAAAGACCAGCTCTACAGACAGGGTGCAAATGTCATCCACTATCAGATGATGGACGTTCATGCCGGAGGACACGCACTGACCGAAGACCTGAAAATGATGATAAATCTTATAAAACCGAAATATTTCATTCCCATACACGGGAACTATTACATGTTGAGGCTTCATGCTAAGATCGCTGAAAGCGTAGGCATCCCAGCCGCAAACACTATCGTCGCGGGAAACGGAAAGGTCATAGAGTTCACAAAAAACTCGGCAATGATGACGAAAGAAAAGATCCCATCGAACTATGTCATGGTTGACGGACTCGGAGTCGGTGATGTGGGCAATGTCGTCCTCCGAGACAGGCAGCAGATGAGCAAAGACGGAATGTTCACCATCATCGTGATCGTGGACAGCAAAACCGGAAAGGTAGTCGGAACACCGGACATAATCTCGAGAGGGTTCATATACATGAAAGGTTCCATGGAACTGATCAATGAGACCAAGGCTAAAGTCACTGAACTCGTAAACAAAAAATCAACTGCTGAACACAATACGAACTGGGCATATGTGAAAGACAACATCAGGGACAACATCGGACAATTCCTGTTCAACAGGACCGAAAGAAGGCCCATGGTGCTTCCGGTCGTGATCGAAGTGTAG
- a CDS encoding gluconeogenesis factor YvcK family protein — protein sequence MAKQPQKSKRFVCFGGGSAMPKVVLEPLRKYSSEITSITSMVDNGGSTGQLREDFGILPPGDIRRHILALSKAPQWKKDLLSFRFGREVFDGGHKGHNFANVFMAGLEHITKDYEKVLDIIHEFMEVEGRALPATIQNTQLLAILENGEIVKGEDEIDIPKTHNPSIRIKNIYLDPEVDAYEKSLEAVAKADVVIIGPGDLYSSSLPCFLMKGMKEEIVKSKAKKIFVCNIMTKLGETNEFSVSDFSDEVEKYLGCELDHVIYNSKIPSEQRIMEYKKKEPTTLNLVKINGNLDENKYIGRDILADKGPLHHDAEKLIKMIIDIS from the coding sequence ATGGCAAAACAACCCCAAAAAAGCAAAAGATTCGTATGTTTCGGAGGCGGAAGCGCCATGCCCAAAGTGGTGCTGGAACCCCTTCGGAAATATTCGTCCGAGATCACTTCGATAACTTCCATGGTGGATAATGGCGGATCGACGGGACAGCTCCGCGAGGATTTTGGAATTCTTCCGCCGGGAGACATAAGGCGCCATATACTGGCGCTCTCAAAAGCGCCTCAATGGAAAAAGGATCTTCTTTCCTTCAGATTCGGACGCGAAGTCTTTGACGGCGGGCACAAAGGCCACAATTTTGCGAACGTGTTCATGGCCGGATTGGAGCATATCACGAAAGATTATGAAAAAGTTCTCGATATTATCCATGAATTCATGGAAGTTGAAGGAAGGGCTCTGCCGGCGACCATACAAAATACGCAATTGCTTGCTATTCTTGAAAATGGAGAAATAGTCAAGGGAGAGGATGAAATAGATATCCCGAAGACGCACAATCCAAGCATCAGAATAAAAAACATCTATCTGGATCCCGAGGTTGATGCATATGAAAAATCCCTTGAGGCGGTCGCAAAAGCAGACGTTGTCATAATAGGACCCGGGGATCTTTATTCTTCCTCGCTCCCCTGCTTTCTCATGAAAGGAATGAAAGAGGAAATTGTGAAGAGCAAGGCAAAGAAAATTTTCGTCTGCAACATAATGACAAAGCTCGGAGAAACGAACGAATTCTCGGTTTCGGATTTTTCAGACGAAGTTGAGAAATATCTCGGATGCGAACTTGACCATGTCATATACAACTCAAAGATCCCTTCCGAACAGAGGATCATGGAATATAAGAAGAAGGAGCCGACTACGCTGAATCTCGTGAAGATAAACGGGAATCTTGATGAGAACAAGTACATCGGAAGAGATATCCTTGCGGACAAAGGACCGCTCCATCATGACGCCGAAAAGTTGATAAAAATGATCATCGATATTTCATAA
- the glmU gene encoding bifunctional sugar-1-phosphate nucleotidylyltransferase/acetyltransferase, with amino-acid sequence MQAIILAAGESSRFWPLSEKKHKSLVKIVGKSLIEWTIESLGRANIKDIIIIQSPSAELEKHLGDGSAFGANISYRVQKEAKGMGNAVMLAEPLIKEDSFFVLNPYAFNAEDFIALMSAKQKDSGAKMVLLGVKTDKPWNYGMLGLKEDKVVSIIEKPLQGQEPSDVKATNIYLLPKEFFDYYRKVEEQTYAFEDALSLYMKENDVRLVMSENDTPSLKYPWDLFKINEIIMNTLIKKKRVSKTAKVSKSAIIEGPVWICDNAIVFEHAVIKGPAYIGKGCIIGNNALIRKYTDLEDGVLVGANAEVTRSIFQPLSHIHSGFFGDSIIGNNARIGAGTITANVRMDRKEIQPTVKGEKVETKLTSLGAVIGDDTHLGTAVNTMPGILIGADSKIGPNSLIRENVPSETVCYTEFKNIVKKNTKNKEV; translated from the coding sequence ATGCAGGCAATAATTTTGGCAGCCGGAGAATCCTCGAGATTCTGGCCGCTATCGGAAAAAAAACACAAATCGCTCGTAAAGATCGTGGGAAAATCATTGATCGAGTGGACGATCGAATCCTTGGGAAGAGCGAATATCAAAGATATCATAATAATCCAATCTCCCAGCGCAGAGCTTGAAAAACATCTCGGAGACGGTTCGGCTTTTGGAGCTAACATCTCCTATCGGGTGCAAAAAGAAGCCAAAGGGATGGGAAATGCGGTCATGCTTGCAGAGCCTCTCATCAAAGAAGATTCTTTTTTTGTTCTGAATCCATATGCATTCAATGCAGAGGATTTCATCGCCCTGATGTCGGCAAAACAGAAGGATTCCGGCGCGAAAATGGTACTGCTGGGAGTGAAAACCGACAAGCCTTGGAACTATGGAATGCTCGGCCTGAAGGAAGACAAGGTCGTTTCCATAATCGAAAAACCCCTCCAGGGACAGGAACCTTCGGACGTAAAAGCGACGAATATTTATCTCCTTCCTAAAGAATTCTTTGATTATTACCGCAAAGTGGAAGAGCAGACATATGCTTTTGAAGATGCGCTTTCGCTGTATATGAAAGAGAATGATGTGCGTCTCGTGATGAGCGAGAACGACACTCCGAGCCTGAAATATCCCTGGGACCTTTTCAAGATCAATGAGATCATAATGAACACGCTGATAAAAAAGAAACGCGTTTCCAAAACCGCCAAAGTCTCGAAAAGCGCGATCATCGAAGGACCGGTCTGGATCTGCGACAACGCCATTGTTTTTGAACATGCCGTCATCAAGGGCCCGGCCTATATCGGAAAAGGATGCATAATCGGAAATAACGCCCTGATAAGAAAATATACGGACCTTGAGGATGGAGTCCTTGTCGGAGCGAACGCCGAAGTGACAAGAAGCATTTTCCAGCCATTGAGCCATATCCATAGCGGATTTTTTGGGGATTCCATAATCGGCAACAATGCAAGGATCGGTGCAGGTACGATCACAGCCAACGTCAGAATGGACCGTAAAGAGATACAGCCTACGGTCAAGGGAGAAAAGGTTGAAACCAAGCTTACTTCCCTGGGTGCCGTTATCGGCGACGATACTCATCTCGGAACCGCAGTGAACACCATGCCCGGAATATTGATCGGAGCGGATTCAAAGATCGGCCCGAATTCGCTCATAAGAGAGAACGTACCGAGCGAAACCGTCTGCTACACCGAATTCAAAAATATAGTGAAAAAGAACACCAAAAACAAGGAAGTATAA
- a CDS encoding ArgE/DapE family deacylase, whose product MEITELIKKLIEFKTVNGKNDEFAACICFIKDYFKPQIESGKIYVVEYEKNGLHSIVFSSQKNIKPDIILNGHIDVVNAEEKDFTPIIKSGKLFGRGAADMKSQIATLMHIFKNIVESEEKKSVALMLTSDEELSGGNGVGYLLNEIGYRCKVAIVPDGGHNFEMIVKEKGGFWIKVSASGKSAHGSRTWLGENAVLKLMTFFYELEEIFPPLKKTKKLYQDGVSINLGVMNGGKSINSVPDRAEMFLDIRYSEKMHKSEIIKTLKKLSKKHKLKFEVTDVVEMLETDPQDPYLKKFKNIARKTIYKPIVITKASGASDARFFSAKGIPVIIMTPNCGNKHGKNEWVEIKSIEKFYDILIRFINEI is encoded by the coding sequence ATGGAAATAACAGAACTTATCAAAAAACTGATAGAATTCAAGACGGTCAATGGCAAAAATGATGAATTTGCAGCCTGCATCTGCTTTATTAAGGATTATTTCAAACCCCAGATCGAGTCGGGAAAGATATACGTCGTTGAATATGAAAAGAATGGCCTGCATTCCATCGTTTTTTCAAGCCAAAAAAACATAAAACCGGACATTATTCTGAACGGACATATCGATGTTGTCAATGCGGAAGAAAAAGATTTTACACCTATTATTAAAAGCGGTAAACTTTTTGGAAGGGGCGCGGCGGATATGAAAAGCCAGATTGCGACATTGATGCATATTTTCAAAAATATTGTCGAAAGCGAAGAAAAAAAGTCCGTTGCTCTCATGCTTACCTCCGATGAGGAACTTTCAGGAGGAAACGGAGTTGGTTATCTTTTAAATGAAATCGGATACAGATGCAAAGTTGCCATAGTTCCGGATGGCGGACATAACTTCGAAATGATCGTCAAGGAGAAAGGCGGATTCTGGATAAAGGTTTCAGCGAGCGGAAAATCCGCGCACGGCTCAAGAACATGGCTAGGTGAAAACGCCGTCCTGAAGCTCATGACGTTCTTTTACGAACTTGAGGAAATATTTCCGCCACTTAAAAAAACCAAAAAACTATATCAGGATGGGGTTTCAATAAATCTCGGGGTAATGAACGGAGGAAAAAGCATAAATAGCGTTCCGGACCGCGCAGAGATGTTCCTTGATATCAGGTATTCGGAAAAAATGCACAAATCGGAGATAATAAAAACATTGAAAAAATTAAGTAAGAAACACAAATTGAAGTTTGAAGTAACTGATGTCGTAGAAATGCTGGAAACCGACCCCCAAGATCCATATCTTAAAAAATTCAAAAATATAGCTCGCAAAACCATCTATAAACCCATTGTGATCACAAAAGCCTCGGGCGCATCGGATGCAAGATTTTTTTCAGCGAAAGGAATCCCCGTGATCATCATGACGCCCAACTGCGGTAATAAGCATGGAAAAAACGAATGGGTGGAAATAAAAAGTATTGAAAAATTCTATGACATATTAATACGATTCATTAACGAAATATAA